The nucleotide sequence AAACTTCTACAAAAAAGAGTTGTGTATTATCAGCATACAAAATCCCTCCAGGAACAAAGGCAATTGCACGGGGAAGAGTAATATCATTTAAAAACTCAGTTCGCTTATCAACCTTGCCATCGCCATTGCTATCTTCTAAAATAACAATCTTTGATTTCGCGACTTCCTCTTCAGTACCATCAACATTAGGCATATAAGTATTCATTTCACAGATCCACATCCGCCCATCAGCATCAAAAACCATGGTAACAGGATTAAAAACCTGAGGTTCCGAAGCCACAACTTCCAGCTCAAAACCCTCTTGAACTTTAAATGAGGCCAATGCCTTATCAATATCTAAAACCGGTGCCGCAGGAATTTTATCCGCCGCAATTGGGTCAATCATAATCTGACCTTTCCTATCTCCGGATTGTGCTAAGATACTTAGGGAACTGAATAGAAATAAGAGCGTTTTTACTTTTAGCATGGACTACACCGCCTTAGTTAGTGGATTGTACGGAGTTCTTTGATAACTAATGCCCTTTAGGAGCTCCATCAATTTTTTGCCATATTTAACGTAAACTTCGTAATTCCAATCCCAGTCAATATCACTACGTTCTTTAGCGTGAAAAACACTTGCCATATGTGGCTCGATGGAAATGCCTCCATCGTAATTGCGCGATTGTAAATCTTTCAAAATCTCTTTCACGTAACCCTGACCTTCACCAGGCAAGGTATATTTCTCTGGATTATCCCCTACTGGATTCATTGAATCTTTGATATGAATATAAGCAATATGTTCTTTAATCTGTGAGTAGAACTCCCAGCTATCCTGCCAGACATCACCACCTTTACTATAGTCTTTCATAAATGGACTATTGCCAGTATCATAAATGAGTTGTAACCCTGGTACGCGCTCCATTAACTCGAGTGTATGCTTCCAGCTCATACCGCCATAATTCATACAATTTTCGTGAACGGGCTGAATGCCATTTTCTTTAAATAATCTGACCACTTCCGTCAAGCGTTTGAAGCGTTCTTCTTTGTATTGCTCTTCACCTTCACATCTCGCATAAGACATGATACGTATCATCTTCGTACAAAGACGATTCATACGAGGAATCGCACGCTCAACTTCTTCTAAAGTGATCGAAAAATCATCTTTAATATTCTTTGCCCAATTGCCAATAGCGGAACCAAAGCAACTAATATAGACATCTTCTTTTTTCAGTAAATCTACTGTTTTCTCAAATTCTTCTTCACTAATATCGTGAATATTTTTACCGCCAATATTACGCGACTCGATGGCATTCCAACCAAGTTCTTTGGTCGCTTTAATTTGTGTGGCTAAATCTGCTGCAGCTTCATCTGCAAATCCGGTTAAATACATAGCTTGCTCCTTATTTAAAACGTCTTAATTCGGGGGCTTTCTCGAGCGGCAGAGTCACTTTAGTCCCGCCATTGAGTGCCGATTGATAAATAGCTTGAATCAGTTCAACCGATTTACGGCCTTCATAGGCATCTGCTGGAACTTTGCGTCCTTCGCGAATGGCCTCTAATACTTCTTCAAAATTGCGCTGATGCCAAGAGAAATCGATCGCAGAAGGATCGGCGGCACCCGCGGCACCTGCATCGGGATCAAAGCCAAATTCTTCCATGAATTTTTTGTCTTCATCTTCTTCTTGACGAAATTCCCAATGAGTAAATTTATCATCTTTCAGAAAAGCAGATCCATTGACGCCACAAATGTTAACTTCGGCGGCATGGCCTTCTTCAGAGAAACAAGAAGTCGATCCTTGGATAATGCCTTTCGCACCATTTTTAAAATTGAGGATCGCAACTGCGGTATCTTCCACTTCGATATTTTCATGAGTGAGACAATCCGCAAAAGCACAAACTGAATCGACGTCACCTGCTACATTGAGTAAAAGATCAATGGTATGGATAGATTGATTCATCAAGGCTCCACCACCATCCAAGTCCCACGTTCCACGCCAGGCACCAGAATCGTAATATTCCTGTGTTCTATACCATTTGGTCACTGCCTCAACTAAAGTAAGTTGACCAAAGCGTCCAGATTCCACCGCTTCTTTAAGCTTTATGGTTCCGCCATTAAAGCGACGGGGCAAGATGCTGGCTAATTGCACATTATTTTCTTCTGCGGCTTTTATCATCGCATCAATCTTATCAATGCTGACATCAGCAGGCTTTTCAACGAGAACATGCTTCCCTGCTTTTGCTGCGGCAATGGCTGGCTCCATGTGCGCTCCACTAGGAGTACAGATAGTAACAACGTCCACTGCGGGATTCGCAAGCATTTTATCTAAATCCGAATAAGCGCTGCATCCATAAGTTTCTGCAAATTGCTCTCCTCGTTCGGGGCTACGCTCAAAACAGGCCACTAATTTAGCGCCTTCCATTGCTGCAAATGCTTTTGCATGAAAGTTGGCAATCATACCACAGCCAATAATTCCAATTCCAAATACTTTTTTACTCATAAGTTTACCTAAATTTTCTTGTTAATCTTTTTTAAAAGTTCTGAAACCACTTCGGGATTTTCTCTTGCCACATTGCGGATCTCATCTGGATCATTGCGATGATCATAGAGTTCAATATTTTTATTTTCACCACTCTTTTCTTGCGTCACAATGAGGCGATAATTTTTTGTCCGTACTGACTTGGCATTCTTCCAAAAAGAAAAGGCGGAATCTCGGCCACGGGTATCAACTGAAAATAAAATGGGCCCGAGATCCTGCCCAGAGAGTTTCTTTTGTGTTTTTGTGAATGATGTTTGGCAAAGTTCTTTGAGCGTTGGGAAAATATCAACCGTTTCCACCACTGCACTACATTTCCTAGCTTCTGTCCCAGGAACTTTAATCATTAGCGGTGAAGCCAAGGCTTGTTCATGTAAATTGTGCTTGCCCCACATTTGGTGATCACCCAAATGCCAACCATGATCTGACCATAAAACCACTACCGTATTTTGATCTAAATTGAGTTCTTTAAGTTTATCCATCACTCGACCAATTTGAGCATCTACATAAGAAATGCAGGCATAATAAGCGCGGCGATGCTTGAGTTGTTCTTTTTCACTTAGAGGCTTTGTTTTATCCCCTTGGTATTTATAAAACTCTCCACTTCCGTGCCAATAAGCCGTATAACCTTTCTTATTATGCTTTGCAAGTTTGATATCAACACCTTCATACATGTCCCAATACTTCTTCGGCGCCACAAAGGGCAAATGAGGTTTATAAAAACCTAGCGAGAGAAAAAAACGTTTATCCTTAAGCTCATCAAGTTGACGTAAAGCTTCATCAGTATTCATTCCATCAGGAAGCTCATTATCGGCGACATCTTCAAATTCCATGCGGGGTTTGTAGCCCGAACCATCTTCACGATGTTTGCCATTGGCATAAGCAAAGAAACATCCCCATGCACGCTTCCATTCTCCAAAAGGAGTCTTTTTCCAATCCCAAGCAAAGGGAACTTCATCGTCGCCTTTACCTTTCCCATTATAACTGAAATTCCTGCCATCGGCCGTATGCGAAACTTTTCCAATAACTGAAGTCACATATCCACTACGACGAAAGAGTTCGGGTAAGCTTTGTGCGCCCTCTTGCTGAACTTTGTTTAACTGCTTAAAGGCACCATTCCCCATACTTGCTTTCGTCGTGGGATACTGGCCTGTAAGCAAGGCATAACGAGATGCTCCGCAAGTTGGAATCTGAACATAATGATGATCAAACATCACCGACTCAGAAGCTAAGCGATCAAAGTTAGGGCTGATAACTTCCTCAACTCCGTAGCAGCCTAATTCATTGCGTAAATCATCCACACAAATCATCACGACATTATACTTGTTTTCAGCACTAATATTTGCGATCAATGCAAAAAGAAACAATAAGAACTTTTTATTCATTTGTACCTCGAAAATATTTTATACTCACTAGAAGTAAAACTCCTAGCACTAAGATTGAAGTCTCTGCAACTTCTTGAAAATGGAAGTGCAGAGCGTGAGCGACAATAAAGCTACTCACTAGTGCCTGCTCCCTTTGCCAAAGCTTCTTTTTTATGCTTATTCATGATGTAAATCTGACCAATAATGACCAAGATAATAAATATAATGAGAAAATACTTACCAAAGGCAATACTCGTATCTCCCACAGTCATTGTTTTGTTCCATGCCGTATGACCCGCGGCCACACCGGTAATCACTAAAGAAAGCCCTGTAAGTACATTCCAGATAACTCGTTTATTACCCTTAGGTATATTTTCGCCAAGGACTTTTTTGGAATTCATCATCATAAAGAAGGCTAAAAACGCCACCGGTAACAATATGTAACCAAAAGTCGAAGTGATAATTGCTAGGTAAGTACCTGAGCCCGTCCCCCAGATAAATGGCCATAAAACGCCCGTCGTTGCCAAGAGCGTTCCGCGTTTATGCGCCTTGCCACCATGTTCAAAACCAAACATTTCACAGACCACAAAACCACTAATCAACATCAACATTGATATTGTAGATAAAGCCATTGCCAATACCCCGAAGCCAAAAATTATATGTGCCATCTTAGGCCCTACAGCAACTTCCAAAGCTTTAGGGAATTCTTTGGTATCACGTTTCACAAGCATACTGGCCAATAAGATTTCATCATTATCAATCTCAGTTTTTACAAGCTTAGTTCTCTTCTCGAGAGCAGCTTGGATTTTGGGCGCTTGTTTGTGACCTTCTACAATTTGAACAATTCCATCTTTCTGTAGCGTCAGCCCCTCAAAAGGTTTCGCATGAAAAGTCACAGCGGCAGCAATCGCCACACAGGAAGTCGCTAGTACATAAGGAATCACCATACCAGTAGATAAATCAAAAATCGCTAAGCCACGATGCTTCTTGCCCCAACCCTTATTTAGCATTGAGAAAGGAAGTAAAAAAGTCATATTAATCCCTACGGCAGTCGCTGCAGCAGACACCATAATATCGCGCTGAGTTTGAACTACATTCTGAGTCCAAAAGGCACGGGCTGCGGGGTCAGCAATCTGATTAATGACCGCTTGGATCTCGCTAGCTGGCTTAAAAAGCTTATTAAAATTGGGAATAAAACCTTTGAGAATCTCCCCAAAACCAACATTGCCCGCTGCAATCAATTTGCCCGCAACAATCATAAAACAAAGAACGATGGCCGCGACAGTTATCTTAAGTAAGTTCTCATAGATTTTCATGCCCTTGCCCTGCTTGCCATAACACATGGTAATAAAAGCTGAGAAGGCAAAGATGATCGCTGTGATAATCAACTTTGTTGTCATGCTTTCCGGATTGGGAATGGAAGGGAATAAATTTTGTGTCATGGCTGAATAAGCCAATGAATATTGGGGTAAAACCCAAATCATATTCGCCATCAAAGAGGCCAATAACCAACCCCAAGCCAAGACCGGATTGATATTATCTTTCATTGATTTAAAAGGTGATTTCTCTGTACTCAAGGTAACGTAAGAAATTGCGGAAAGCATAATAACTCCCATGGCCATCGCAACTAACTGCACCCATAGGAATTCAACCCCACCAATAACTCCTAAAAACAAGGCACTTGCAAGTGATCCACCACCCAAAGTAATCGCTGACTGCAACCACCCTGGGCCCGATAACTTCATGTATGTCTTAACTACTGCACCAGTACCAGCTGCATGAGCGTCATCCAACATTTGTACTTCTTTCGAGACTTTATCACTCATTATTTAGCGAGCTCCAATTCTTGAATTGTGATATTGCGAAACTTGATGATATTATCAGTTTTGCCCGTCTTCGCGAATTTCTTACTGCCATGATGTTGAATGGCAATATGACCTTCAGAGGATTTAGTATCAATCACATGAGTCATCAGAGATCCATTTAGGAAAATCTTAATTTCAGGACCACGGCATTCAACGCGATATTTATTCCATTCCAAATGCTTATAAACTTTTTTCTTGGCTTCCGACCAAACGGGTTCTTTGCTTTCTTTGAAATCTTCATCACGATCAGAACGCTTAGCATGCAAGGGATATAACCACCCTCTTCTTCCTTGATCATATAAACCACCACTCCAAGCACGCTCACTAGGATCGACTTCTGCTTGATAACCAATGATAGATTTACTCTTCCCCTCTTTGACTTGCCCACGAAAAATCACACCTGAATTCGAATACTCTTCGACATCGGGCATCTTGACTTCGTACTCAAGAATAAAATCTGTATAACGCTTCTTGGTGGCAAAAAAGAAATTCTTTTTTGACGTAAGCTCTACCACTCCATCTTTTAATTCATACTGACCATCATTATATACATTGAGCGTATCCTTGAACTCAGGATCATTGTATAAGGATTGCTGCTCAGAACTACTTACACAGGAGACTGCTAATGAGAACAGTGCGAGAAGTGATATTTTTACATTCATAATATTTGCCTATTTTTAATTGATTTTATTGAATTTGATCAAAAAATACATGCTCAAGAAGACTAAGACAATTAAAAAGACCCTTTGATCAAATGTTTTATTTGCCTAATTTGATTAAAAAATAGGACCGACTTGCAAAAAAAAGTATTTATTGCTATATTTTGCATAAACTTCTGGATACTTATAATGGCAAAGAAACGCATTGCTCTCGCTTTCCCCATGGGATCAAGTCACTTAGAGAAAACCGCTTATGGCATTCGTCAATACTGTAATAGTGAGAGTGATAAGTGGAAATTAATTACTAATCCAGAAACCCACATCTTAAAATTATCCGATATTCAGCAAAATTCCGTAGACGGTATCATTGCCATGTTGCGCAATCAAGAAGACCTTGACTGGGCCTCAAAATTATCTACTCCAATTATCAATATTTCCGGTACGCTCACTCATTCGATCCACCCCAGAGTGTGCCCCGATTTTTTTAGCATGGGAAAATTAGCCGCCGACCATTTTTTTGAACGAGGCTTCACTAATTTTGCTTTTTTTGGTTTGAGTTCAACTCATTTTTCTAAGCAAATGTTTATGGGCTATAAACAACAAATTGAACAAAGAAATCAGGCCATCGATTGCCTCGAAGTTCCCTTTGGAGCCGATTTTTTTAATAATGATGAGCAAGTACTTCAATTCTTAAAAGATCTCCCCTTGCCCTGCGCCATCCTAGCCGCTCATGACCCTCGTGCTCAAATGCTTATTCAAGCGTGCGAAGAGCTGAATTTAAAGGTCCCCGAAGATATCGCTATCCTAGGATCTAATAATGATACCGTGAGCTGTGAATTTTCATCCCCTCCTCTTTCAAGTATTGAACGAGATGATCAAAAAATCGGCTTTGAAGCAGCCAAAGCACTCGATATGCTGATGCGTGGAGAAGCTTGCCAACAAGACTTACTCATCCAACCTTTGGGGATCCAAGAGCGTAAATCTACCGAAATTTTCACCCCGAAACACCCTGAAATAAAAATCGCCTTAGATTTCATCGAACAACAATTCACCCAATCACTTAACGTTCAGATGATTTGTGACCACTTAGGGCGTTCTCGACGTTGGCTTGAGTATGCCTTTCGTGAAGAATTACAACAAAGCCCCAAACACTTCATTAATGAGCGCCGCCTCAAAAAGGCCCTTCACTTACTCGAATCATCTCCCTCATTTAATCTATCTCAGGTAGCTCACTCCAGTGGATTCTCGAACATCGATCAAATGAACCAACTCTTTATCAAAAAACACGGTAAGCGCGCCATCTTCTTTAAGAATTAAATGACTCATACGAGTCAAATAATCCTTTCTAAAGTCTTTAAACAGTCCAAAGACCTAGGGCTGGATTTGAGATGTAAAAAATCTCTTCTCCATCCACTATATTCCAACCATCTTTTAGTTTGGCAGGATCGTATTTTTTGATTGTTTCTTTATAAGAAGCATAATCAAATCCCACCATTAAAATTTCTTCTTTGCTTACTTTTGGTCCAGGACAATAAGTGATTTTAAAACGCCCATCAGAAGTGCCGTGAATTAAATGCGCTGCGGCTGAAAGGTTATTAGCTAAATCTTCATTTTCTTCCACATCCTTCAAAGTTTGAGCTGTCCCTAAATAACCATATTTACGAATCATACGATCAATCTCAGGATCTTCGCCAAAAGTATGGAGATCAGGTGCTAAGACAATGAGTTCACCATTATCTGCCATGGCTTTACGCGTACGATAAACCGCTTTATTCCCCAACCAAGTCGAGTTAAACTCCTCTGGATCGAGGTAGACTACACATTTTTGTATTGGTTTTTTCAGCTTATCTAAATTTACTTCTTGACTCAGTTCACAAGCAGTTTCAAACACATCATCTTCGGCACCTGAATACAAGCCTCGAAGTACGAGTTCATCATCCTCTTTGCCAATGACAGTTAAGATAAACTGGAGATTCACTCGTGGACGTACGAACTCGTCATAACTTTCATTTAAGGCTCTGCGTACAGGACTATCCGTCTCTCCCATAATGCGTTCCATGCCATAAACCGCACCTAGATAATGTGATTTATTGATTGTATCGCCACCACCTACGCCAATCATCACATTTTTTGTGTAATTAGCCATACCAATCACTTCGTGAGGCACGATCTGACCAATCGACACAATGAGGTCATAATTATTAAAGACTTCTTTATTCACCGCTACTTCCATCGGGAAATTAAGTTTGCCTTCAGATAATTCATTAATGCGTTGTGCTGAAAGCTCACCCAGTATTTCCAAAGCATTGCGCCAATCATGTGGCATGTAGGAGTCTAATGGAATATCTTTGCCAAACATCATGTGTAACTGAGCCGGAGTCATAGGTACATGTGTCCCCAGAGCAGGCATAAGATTGATCTCGCACTGATCCTTTAAGTTCTCATAAAGGTAAGCCGTGATTTCACCCGCACGGGAATTGAGTCGAGTATGATCAGGAGGCAATAAAAGCAAGCGCTTCACACCTTTGCAATTAATAGCTATAAATCTATCTAAGTGAGCCTCAAGCTCTACTTTACTAATAACTCTATCTGCAGCACCATCATTAATTAGCATCAATCTTCTCCATTATATTTCCAATGATTTCTTCCGTACTTTTACTAATATCAACTTCTATCGCCTTTGTGGGTTCTTCTAGGGTCTCAAACTGACTATCTAGCATCTCCGGCTTCATAAAATGTTGACGTTCTTGCATCCGTGCCAAGATAAGTTCACGACTTCCTTTGAGGTAAACATAAGTCACTCCGCCAAATTTACTTAAAATCTGTCTATATTTATCTTTCAGCGCAGAACAAGCAAGCACCACACCATCGCCTCTATTCCACAATTGAATATTTACGGCTAAAAGCTCTAACCATGGCGCTCTATCATCATCATTTAGCGCCTCTCCAGAAGACATTTTATCTATATTAGCTTGAGGATGGAAATCGTCGCCATCGTGATAAGGCACCTTTAAAACTGTCGCCAGACCTTCAGCGATTGTTGACTTACCACAGCCACTCACTCCCATTACCACATAAACCATAACTAAACTCCTGCGAATGCAGAGAAGCCGCCATCTACAGGTAAAATTATTCCATTGATAAAACGCGACTCTGAACCCGCTAAAAACTTCATTACACCCTTGAGATCTTCCGGCTTACCAAATTCATGCATGGGAGTATTATTTATGATTTTCTGACCACGCGCAGTCAAGGTTTTAGCATCTTTCTCGTAGAGTAAAAAGCGGTTTTGATCTGAAACAAAAAATCCTGGTGCAATCGCATTGACGCGAATGTTCTTCTGCGCCAAATGAACTGAGAGCCATTGAGTAAAACTATCCACGGCTGCTTTTGCATTTGAATAGGCACCCACTTTGGTCAATGGACGCGAAGCTGACATAGAAGAGATATTCACAATATTACCTTCGCCAGCTTCAATCATATCTTCACCAAAAATCTGTGCCGGAATGAATGAACCCTTGAAGTTCAAATCAAAAACTTGTGAGTAAGCATCCGCATCAAGACCAAAGAAACTGTCTTCCATGGATGTTCCTGCGGTCATTTGCTCTGCAGGTGAGGTAGCTTTTGGGTGATTTCCTCCCGCTCCATTCACAAGCAAGTAAACTTTGCCCCAATCCTTATTGATTTTTGCTTTCGCTACGCGCAAGCTTTCTGGGTTTAATACGTCCGCAGCTACCACTAAGGTCTGATCATAACCTTTTTCAGCGAGACGCTTCTTTAAATCAATTAATTTACTCTCTGTTCTTCCTAGGAGAGCCACGCGACCGCCATCTTCTAAAAGGGCTTCAACCAAAGCTGAACATAAAACGCCTGCAGCGCCCGTAACGACACAAATTTCATTCTGTAAACTCATTTTATTCTCCTAAAATTTAAAGTAATTTTTTGCATTATTATACGAAATATCTTCTATCATTTGAGCGAGAAATTTGCGATCATCAGGCAATTTCCCACTAGCGACATCACGTCCGAATAAATCGCAAAGTAAACGACGGAAGTACTCATGACGAGGAAAGGATAAAAAGGAACGTGAATCCGTAAGCATGCCCACGAATTTGCTAATGAGACCAAAGCTAGATAAATCATTCATTTGCTTTTCCATACCATCTAACTGATCCAAAAACCACCAGCCCGATCCAAACTGAATTTTGCCTGCTGTTGGAGCTTGCTGAAAGTTGCCGATCATTGTACCAAGAACTGCATTATCTTTTGGGTTCAAATTATAAAGTATTGTTTTGGGAAGCTGATCTTCTACGGCTAAACTATCAAGAAAACGTGAGAGCTTTTCGGCTATTGGTAAATCATTCATCGAATCAAAACCGGCGTCTCGACCCGCAATCCCAAACATCTTAGTATTATTATTACGCATGGGCCCAAGGTGCAATTGCATCGCCCAGTCCTTCTCCGCATTCCAACGAGCAAAAGCTTGCATATAGGCCGTACATAAGATTTCTTTTTCTTGCTCGTTTAAGTCTTGCTCCGCTCGTGCTTTTGCGAAAGCCGCAGATACGTCGGCTGAACTAAACTCACAGTGATAAGCTCTTGGCAAACCATGATCTGAAAGACGACAGCCCTTCTCATGGAAATAATCATGGCGAAGTTTTAAGGCTTTCAAACTATCATCAAAATTTGAAATGCTTTGACCACTTACTGAGGCTAAACGATCTTGCCATTCATTCCACGCGCATAAATCCTCTAAGGCAATCGCCTTATCAGGACGAAATGTTGGCAATGATTTGAAATCGCTAATTTCTTCCGCACAAGTTTTATGATATTCTAAATTATCCGTAGGATCATCCGTGGTACAGAGCACCGCGACATTTTGCTGCCTTAGCAAATTTCTGCAGCTATGGCTCTGGCTTAATAATTGCTCATTGCACATACCGTAGATTTTTTGGGCATTATCCCCATTCAAGGTTTCATTAATTCCAAAGTATCGCTGAAGCTCAAGGTGCTGCCAATGATAAAGTGGATTACGCATGGTATAGGGAATTGTCTCAGCCCATTTCTGCCACTTCTCTTCGGGTTTAGCCGCACCAGTAATAAAATGTTCATCCACACCATTGCCGCGCATTCCACGCCACTTGTAATGATCTCCTTCCAAGGTAGCTTCTGCCATATTCGCAAAAGAACGATCGCTCGCAATATCTTCTGGTGGTAAATGATTGTGGTAATCAATGATCGGCATTTTAGCCGCGTGATTGTGATATAAATCTTCTGAAACTGCATTAGTCAGAAGGAAATTTTCGTCCATAAAAGTTTTCATCAAATAATATTCCTTAACTTGTTTCTCCAAGCTAAAGACTGAGTCAAGTATAAGCAATTTGCAAAATACGAAATTATATTTGATTATGCGCAATAATGGGAATCCGCTGACATTCCAACATATTCATCTTTAATCATTTTAGGCAAATCTAGAGAACTTTTACCTATTCTATTATTTGCATGCAATAAACTCGCGCTGTATGCTAAAACAAAAAGGCTCGCTATGAACAAAAAATTTACTGTCGCACATTTTGATGAAATTTCTCCTACCAACTGCCCCTGTGGTGAAACCCGCCGTGCCTTCACTGAGGATCCCGATCAAATCGCCAGTATCCATATGGTGGATATCAAACAGGATTCAGAACTTCATTACCACAAGAAAATGACCGAAATCTATCTCGTTTTAGAAGGTGAAGGCCATATGGAGTTAGATGGTGAACTCATCCCTGTACGCAAGGATTCCACCATTCTCATCAAGCCCGGCTGCCGTCACCGTGCCATTGGAAAAATGAAAATCGTCAATATTCCCGTACCCGCCTTTGATCCCGATGACGAATGGTTTGATTAAGCTTGGGCGGAGAGCCTCCACAGGCGGACAAAAAGCATTTGCCCATACGGCAGGAGAGCTCGAGAGGGACAGAGTCCTTCTCGTGTGTGGTGCATCATCCCCTCTCATCTACTTAGTCGAGTAGTTTAATATTTCCCACAATTACCCATTAAGCGAGGCTCCGCCCTTAGACTGCC is from Lentisphaera profundi and encodes:
- a CDS encoding cupin domain-containing protein, with the translated sequence MNKKFTVAHFDEISPTNCPCGETRRAFTEDPDQIASIHMVDIKQDSELHYHKKMTEIYLVLEGEGHMELDGELIPVRKDSTILIKPGCRHRAIGKMKIVNIPVPAFDPDDEWFD
- a CDS encoding SDR family NAD(P)-dependent oxidoreductase; the encoded protein is MSLQNEICVVTGAAGVLCSALVEALLEDGGRVALLGRTESKLIDLKKRLAEKGYDQTLVVAADVLNPESLRVAKAKINKDWGKVYLLVNGAGGNHPKATSPAEQMTAGTSMEDSFFGLDADAYSQVFDLNFKGSFIPAQIFGEDMIEAGEGNIVNISSMSASRPLTKVGAYSNAKAAVDSFTQWLSVHLAQKNIRVNAIAPGFFVSDQNRFLLYEKDAKTLTARGQKIINNTPMHEFGKPEDLKGVMKFLAGSESRFINGIILPVDGGFSAFAGV
- the uxaC gene encoding glucuronate isomerase, with product MKTFMDENFLLTNAVSEDLYHNHAAKMPIIDYHNHLPPEDIASDRSFANMAEATLEGDHYKWRGMRGNGVDEHFITGAAKPEEKWQKWAETIPYTMRNPLYHWQHLELQRYFGINETLNGDNAQKIYGMCNEQLLSQSHSCRNLLRQQNVAVLCTTDDPTDNLEYHKTCAEEISDFKSLPTFRPDKAIALEDLCAWNEWQDRLASVSGQSISNFDDSLKALKLRHDYFHEKGCRLSDHGLPRAYHCEFSSADVSAAFAKARAEQDLNEQEKEILCTAYMQAFARWNAEKDWAMQLHLGPMRNNNTKMFGIAGRDAGFDSMNDLPIAEKLSRFLDSLAVEDQLPKTILYNLNPKDNAVLGTMIGNFQQAPTAGKIQFGSGWWFLDQLDGMEKQMNDLSSFGLISKFVGMLTDSRSFLSFPRHEYFRRLLCDLFGRDVASGKLPDDRKFLAQMIEDISYNNAKNYFKF